A stretch of Desulfotalea psychrophila LSv54 DNA encodes these proteins:
- the cutC gene encoding choline trimethylamine-lyase: MDLQSFSEKLIVATKNLNAAERASLKKIFDGDSTEIAEDKNVPSAHLSVDPCAIPNGPTDRHIKLKKKFLTHVPTITTHRARAITKIAQENPGLPKAILRGKSFKYCCETAPLVIQDNELIVGSPCGAPRAGAFSPDIAWRWVKDELDTIGTRPQDPFFISEEDKKIMREELFPFWEGRSIDEYCEQQYREAGMWELSGESYVTDCSYHATNGGGDSNPGYDVILMKKGMLDIVRESQEKLAELDYENPDDMDKIYFYKSLIDTAEGVMIYAKRLSDYAAQLAASEKDPQRKAELEKISAVNARVPAHKPETYWEAIQAVWTVESLLIVEENQTGMSIGRVDQYMYPFYKADIEAGRMTEYEAFDLSGCLLVKCSEMMWITSEDASKFFAGYQPFVNMCLGGVTREGLDATNDLTYLLMDAVRHVKVYQPSVSTRVHNQSPQKYLKKIVDVIRAGMGFPAIHFDDAHIKIMLAKGCSIEDSRDYCLMGCVEPQKSGRLYQWTSTAYTQWPICIEMALNHGVPLWYGKQVCPDLGALESFDTYEKFDAAVKEQIKYVTKWTSVGTVISQRIHRDLAPKPLMSMMYEGCMESGKDVSAGGAMYNFGPGVVWSGLATHADSMAAIKKLVFDDKKYSLTQLNEALKAEFKGYDQLKADCLAAPKFGNDDDYADLIVNDLVNFTEREHRKFKTLYSVLSHGTLSISNNTPFGQLLGASANGRDAWMPLSDGISPTQGADFKGPTAIIKSVSKMPTDSMNIGMVHNFKLMSGLLDTPEGENGIITLIRTASMMGNGEMQFNYLDNDTLLDAQLHPEKYRDLVVRVAGYSAFFVELCKDVQDEIISRTMLTEI, translated from the coding sequence TTGGATCTTCAAAGTTTTTCTGAAAAACTCATAGTAGCAACCAAAAACCTTAATGCTGCGGAGCGCGCCTCCCTGAAAAAGATCTTCGATGGTGATTCCACCGAGATTGCAGAGGACAAGAATGTGCCATCGGCTCATCTCTCTGTAGACCCATGTGCTATACCCAATGGGCCTACTGATCGACATATAAAGCTTAAGAAAAAATTCCTTACTCACGTGCCCACCATCACCACCCATCGGGCTCGGGCCATCACCAAGATTGCTCAGGAAAACCCAGGATTGCCCAAGGCTATTCTGCGCGGTAAATCCTTTAAGTACTGTTGTGAAACGGCACCCCTGGTAATCCAGGATAATGAGCTCATCGTTGGTTCTCCCTGCGGTGCTCCCCGGGCCGGTGCCTTCTCGCCAGATATCGCTTGGCGCTGGGTTAAGGATGAACTTGATACCATCGGCACTCGTCCTCAGGATCCCTTCTTTATCTCCGAAGAGGATAAAAAGATCATGCGCGAAGAGCTCTTCCCCTTCTGGGAAGGCCGATCCATTGATGAGTATTGTGAGCAGCAGTACCGCGAAGCGGGTATGTGGGAACTCTCCGGTGAATCCTATGTTACCGATTGCTCTTATCACGCCACAAATGGCGGTGGTGATTCTAATCCTGGCTACGATGTAATCCTGATGAAAAAGGGTATGCTTGATATCGTCAGGGAGTCTCAGGAGAAGTTGGCCGAACTGGATTATGAAAATCCCGATGATATGGATAAGATCTATTTTTATAAGTCTCTTATCGATACCGCAGAAGGGGTAATGATCTACGCCAAGCGTCTCTCTGACTATGCGGCCCAATTGGCAGCCAGTGAGAAAGATCCCCAGCGTAAGGCAGAACTTGAGAAGATCTCAGCTGTAAACGCCCGGGTTCCTGCTCATAAGCCCGAGACCTATTGGGAGGCTATTCAGGCAGTCTGGACCGTTGAATCTCTTCTTATCGTTGAAGAGAATCAGACAGGCATGTCCATTGGTCGTGTTGATCAGTATATGTACCCATTTTATAAGGCAGATATTGAAGCAGGACGCATGACCGAGTATGAGGCCTTTGATCTCTCCGGTTGTCTGCTGGTGAAATGTTCCGAGATGATGTGGATCACCAGTGAGGATGCCTCCAAGTTCTTCGCTGGCTATCAACCCTTCGTCAATATGTGCCTGGGCGGGGTGACCCGCGAGGGTCTTGATGCCACCAATGATCTTACCTACCTCCTTATGGATGCCGTTCGTCATGTTAAGGTTTATCAACCCTCTGTGTCCACCCGTGTTCATAACCAATCTCCTCAGAAGTATCTGAAGAAGATTGTGGATGTGATTCGTGCCGGCATGGGCTTTCCCGCCATCCACTTCGACGATGCCCATATTAAGATAATGCTGGCCAAGGGCTGCTCCATTGAAGATTCCCGTGATTATTGCCTCATGGGTTGCGTAGAGCCTCAGAAGTCTGGTCGTCTCTATCAGTGGACTTCCACCGCCTACACCCAGTGGCCCATCTGTATTGAGATGGCTCTCAACCACGGAGTGCCTCTCTGGTACGGCAAGCAGGTCTGTCCTGATCTTGGCGCCCTGGAGTCCTTTGATACCTATGAGAAATTTGACGCGGCCGTTAAGGAGCAGATCAAGTATGTGACCAAGTGGACCAGTGTCGGTACCGTTATTTCCCAACGCATTCACCGGGATCTGGCTCCTAAACCTCTTATGTCTATGATGTACGAGGGTTGTATGGAGTCCGGTAAAGATGTCTCGGCAGGCGGTGCTATGTATAACTTTGGCCCCGGTGTTGTCTGGAGTGGCCTTGCCACCCATGCCGACTCCATGGCAGCTATTAAAAAACTGGTCTTTGATGACAAGAAGTACAGCTTGACCCAGCTTAATGAAGCCCTAAAGGCCGAGTTTAAGGGCTATGACCAGCTGAAGGCCGATTGTCTTGCCGCTCCTAAGTTTGGTAACGATGACGATTACGCTGATCTTATCGTTAATGATCTGGTGAACTTCACCGAGCGGGAGCATCGTAAGTTTAAGACCCTCTATTCGGTTTTGAGCCATGGTACCCTCTCCATCTCTAATAATACGCCATTTGGTCAACTCCTTGGTGCTTCAGCCAATGGTCGTGATGCCTGGATGCCCCTCTCCGATGGTATCAGCCCTACCCAGGGTGCTGACTTTAAGGGGCCCACCGCCATCATTAAGTCCGTATCGAAAATGCCCACCGATAGCATGAACATCGGTATGGTGCATAACTTCAAGCTGATGTCCGGTCTTTTGGATACACCCGAAGGTGAGAACGGTATCATCACCCTGATCCGTACTGCCAGTATGATGGGTAACGGTGAGATGCAGTTTAACTATCTCGATAATGACACCCTGCTTGATGCTCAGTTACATCCTGAAAAGTATCGTGATCTGGTGGTTCGGGTTGCCGGTTACAGTGCCTTTTTTGTTGAGCTGTGCAAGGATGTACAGGATGAAATTATCAGCAGAACCATGTTGACTGAAATTTAG
- a CDS encoding BMC domain-containing protein, with protein MGYHVDGALGLIETLGMVPAISGADAMLKTADVTLVSYENIGSTLVAVMVKGDTAAVQASVDAGAKAAAKVGQVTAQNVMPRPVREVDAIAAVHGIDRSEAVSGSRPKSMGFVETFGIVFALEAIDAMVKAANVEVIGYENVASGYISVLVEGDVAACQAGVAAGVQAVERMGGEVHSSLVIPTPHPDIELITRTYALDKLLP; from the coding sequence ATGGGGTATCACGTTGACGGGGCTTTAGGCTTAATTGAAACTCTTGGAATGGTTCCTGCCATTAGTGGCGCGGACGCTATGCTGAAAACAGCTGATGTCACCTTGGTTTCCTATGAAAATATTGGCTCTACTCTGGTGGCTGTGATGGTCAAGGGAGATACTGCGGCAGTTCAGGCTTCGGTGGATGCGGGGGCCAAGGCTGCGGCCAAAGTAGGCCAGGTTACAGCGCAAAATGTTATGCCCCGCCCTGTTCGGGAGGTGGATGCTATTGCTGCCGTTCACGGTATAGACAGATCTGAGGCGGTCAGCGGGTCGCGACCAAAATCCATGGGCTTTGTTGAGACCTTTGGCATTGTTTTTGCCCTGGAAGCAATCGATGCCATGGTTAAGGCTGCCAATGTAGAGGTTATCGGCTATGAGAACGTCGCCTCGGGATATATATCCGTATTAGTTGAGGGTGATGTCGCTGCCTGCCAGGCCGGCGTTGCTGCAGGCGTTCAGGCTGTTGAACGGATGGGTGGAGAGGTACATAGCTCTCTTGTTATCCCCACCCCTCACCCTGATATAGAGCTGATAACCAGGACCTATGCCTTGGATAAACTTTTACCCTAG
- a CDS encoding membrane protein codes for MGQTSAAPSLVAVAAKKQLDSSFRRRGITIALASGLFYGFYTAFMTLGMSKGIWLEWYGSQSNLSAFAVMYLLSALGAATTDTCSALWAVSFAVLRGRFGDFTRCIRTKPGMVMVAAAIIGGPLASTAYVIGLQLAGSIVVPIAALCPAFGAIIGHFLFKQKLTARIMLGIAICFAASFLIGSTGLGANVPDNLFLGLFFGLAAAVFWGIEGCICGYGTSMIDPEIGITIRQVTAGFSNLFILVPLFGIIAQVDSFAMVTQSFTDGGSIIYFAIAGLCAYLTFMYWYKGNGMCGAALGMSCNGTFSFWGPFCCWIVLGIVFGIEGWSMPPIAWAAAILMVIGIFIIAMNPLDLFKKSNQETA; via the coding sequence ATGGGGCAAACATCTGCTGCACCAAGTCTTGTTGCTGTTGCAGCGAAAAAACAGCTTGATTCCAGTTTTAGACGAAGAGGGATTACCATAGCATTGGCTTCAGGCCTATTTTATGGATTTTACACTGCTTTTATGACACTTGGTATGTCTAAAGGTATTTGGCTTGAGTGGTATGGTTCGCAGTCAAATTTATCAGCCTTTGCCGTTATGTATCTCCTCAGTGCCCTGGGCGCCGCCACCACGGATACCTGCAGTGCTCTCTGGGCTGTCTCTTTTGCAGTACTCAGAGGACGTTTTGGTGATTTTACCCGCTGCATAAGGACAAAACCGGGTATGGTAATGGTTGCGGCTGCTATCATAGGTGGGCCACTGGCCAGTACAGCCTATGTTATAGGACTTCAGCTAGCAGGATCCATTGTCGTGCCCATAGCTGCCCTCTGCCCTGCCTTTGGCGCAATAATTGGTCACTTTCTTTTTAAGCAAAAATTAACAGCGCGTATTATGCTGGGAATAGCAATTTGCTTTGCCGCCAGTTTCCTTATTGGTAGTACAGGGCTTGGTGCTAATGTTCCGGATAATCTCTTTCTTGGTCTCTTCTTCGGTTTGGCTGCCGCAGTTTTCTGGGGTATAGAGGGATGTATCTGTGGCTATGGAACCTCAATGATTGATCCTGAAATAGGAATTACCATTCGCCAGGTAACCGCTGGTTTTTCAAATCTATTTATTCTCGTGCCCCTCTTTGGCATAATTGCTCAGGTAGATAGCTTTGCCATGGTGACCCAATCTTTTACCGATGGTGGTTCGATTATCTATTTTGCCATTGCCGGATTGTGTGCCTACCTGACATTTATGTACTGGTATAAAGGTAATGGCATGTGTGGTGCTGCCCTTGGCATGTCCTGTAACGGAACCTTCTCTTTCTGGGGTCCTTTTTGTTGCTGGATTGTTTTGGGTATTGTTTTTGGCATTGAGGGCTGGTCCATGCCTCCGATAGCTTGGGCTGCGGCCATTCTTATGGTTATTGGTATTTTTATTATAGCAATGAACCCCTTAGATCTGTTTAAAAAAAGTAATCAGGAGACAGCATGA
- a CDS encoding MerR family transcriptional regulator, protein MSHKKKYFIGDMSKICNLSKKALRFYDKIGIIPSHRHDCNNYRYYTSESLLAVPVIKYYKQMGFTLEEMKEFIEGKDPNVFKSIKKSFLNKIKSFEEEQEKIERKHIAVKDWYELILEAETVIENSISDVSVKYIDSAELLCQEQYYEKDIKASIVNIDFTNYVEELDNEITGPVIIYFSPLQDRIENRPQAIKILQKTIKTCSKKNRETFGGCMMASCYHIGSHDTIQQTYQKICKWAGQNGYVLGKGSYERYVTDYWTTRNTSKFITEILIKATRMREAIQ, encoded by the coding sequence ATGAGTCACAAAAAGAAATATTTCATAGGAGATATGAGTAAGATATGTAATTTGTCAAAAAAGGCTCTTCGATTTTATGACAAAATAGGCATAATTCCATCTCATAGGCATGACTGTAATAATTACAGGTACTATACCAGTGAATCACTGTTGGCCGTTCCGGTAATAAAGTACTATAAGCAGATGGGGTTTACTCTGGAAGAGATGAAGGAGTTTATCGAAGGCAAAGACCCTAACGTTTTTAAGAGTATAAAAAAATCCTTTTTGAATAAAATTAAATCATTTGAAGAGGAGCAGGAGAAGATTGAGCGGAAACATATTGCCGTTAAAGACTGGTATGAACTCATTTTGGAAGCTGAGACGGTTATTGAGAACAGTATATCCGATGTTTCCGTTAAGTACATCGATAGCGCAGAGCTATTATGTCAGGAGCAATACTATGAAAAAGATATAAAGGCCTCCATTGTCAATATTGACTTTACAAATTATGTCGAAGAGCTGGATAACGAGATAACCGGGCCGGTAATAATCTATTTTTCACCCCTGCAAGATAGAATTGAAAATCGGCCACAGGCAATTAAGATTCTGCAAAAAACAATAAAAACCTGTAGTAAGAAGAACAGGGAAACATTCGGTGGCTGCATGATGGCTTCCTGTTACCATATAGGTTCGCATGATACGATCCAACAGACATATCAAAAAATATGTAAATGGGCCGGGCAAAATGGTTATGTTCTGGGCAAAGGCTCCTATGAACGGTATGTTACAGATTACTGGACCACGCGGAACACCTCTAAGTTTATCACTGAGATATTAATCAAGGCGACCAGAATGAGAGAGGCTATTCAGTAA
- a CDS encoding aldehyde dehydrogenase family protein encodes MIVDNDLLSVQEARILVEDAFEAQKKLATFSQEKLDEIVEGMTRAVEGQLRDLAQMSQEETEIGKWQDKHIKNSFVCSYSRSHLRYMHCVGVIGEDPMNAITEIGVPIGVIVSTCPETSPVSTAIYNTLIAIKSGNAIIFSPHPRARQSIGKTLDIMREAAQAHGLPEGCLAYLQTVDHSGLLELMNHDCTSLLLIGGDEILLQTAAGTGKTIIYGGTGNGPAFIERSADIEQAARDIIASKSFDNGIAPAAEQSLVVDAPVAEDVRRAMKRNGAYFMSEQEASQLVQIFFTSAGKHKKGVVGISAQRLAQRAGFIVPADVTLLVAERKYVSEADPYYRAFLAPVLAMYVEEDWMDACEKCIELLLYEKKAHSLVIHSCNKEIIHQFALKKPVARLLVNTPGAFGGMGATTNLFPSMMLGSSSAGHGVTSDNVSPLNLIYRRKVGYQVRSMEEVKKTIMVEEPLRHVSSTPIESNDSVTVEVIHQILKKAIKTINDPAAH; translated from the coding sequence ATGATTGTTGACAACGATTTACTCTCCGTTCAAGAGGCCAGAATTCTGGTTGAGGATGCTTTTGAAGCCCAAAAGAAATTGGCAACATTCTCCCAGGAAAAGCTGGATGAGATTGTTGAAGGTATGACCCGGGCTGTTGAAGGTCAGCTTCGGGATCTTGCCCAGATGTCTCAAGAAGAAACCGAAATTGGCAAATGGCAGGACAAGCATATCAAGAACAGCTTTGTCTGTAGCTATAGCCGTAGCCATCTGCGCTATATGCACTGTGTTGGTGTTATTGGTGAAGACCCGATGAACGCCATCACCGAGATAGGGGTCCCCATTGGGGTTATTGTATCCACCTGCCCTGAGACAAGCCCTGTCTCTACAGCTATATATAATACACTTATTGCCATTAAGTCCGGCAATGCCATCATCTTCTCTCCCCATCCCAGAGCCCGACAGAGTATTGGCAAAACCCTGGATATTATGAGAGAGGCGGCTCAGGCCCATGGGCTTCCCGAGGGCTGTCTGGCTTATTTGCAGACCGTAGATCATAGTGGTCTTCTGGAGTTGATGAACCATGACTGCACCTCACTTCTTCTTATTGGTGGAGATGAAATCTTACTGCAGACCGCAGCTGGCACAGGTAAAACCATCATCTATGGTGGTACCGGAAACGGACCGGCCTTTATAGAACGCTCGGCCGATATTGAACAGGCGGCACGAGATATCATTGCCAGCAAATCCTTTGATAATGGTATTGCCCCGGCGGCAGAACAGTCTCTGGTGGTGGATGCTCCGGTGGCAGAAGATGTACGTCGGGCAATGAAGAGAAATGGGGCATATTTTATGTCCGAGCAGGAGGCTAGTCAGCTCGTTCAGATATTTTTTACCTCCGCCGGCAAGCATAAAAAGGGAGTTGTTGGTATCTCGGCTCAGAGGCTTGCCCAACGGGCCGGTTTTATCGTGCCTGCAGACGTGACCCTCCTCGTGGCTGAGCGTAAATATGTCTCCGAAGCCGATCCCTACTATCGTGCCTTTCTTGCCCCCGTTCTTGCCATGTATGTGGAAGAGGACTGGATGGATGCCTGTGAAAAATGTATAGAACTTCTTCTCTATGAGAAAAAGGCCCACTCTCTGGTTATTCACTCTTGCAATAAAGAGATTATTCATCAGTTCGCCCTGAAAAAACCGGTGGCCAGACTCTTGGTGAACACCCCGGGAGCCTTTGGTGGCATGGGTGCAACGACCAACCTCTTTCCCTCTATGATGCTGGGAAGCTCCTCCGCTGGACACGGTGTTACCTCTGACAATGTCTCACCCTTAAATCTTATCTATAGGAGAAAGGTGGGCTATCAGGTCAGAAGTATGGAGGAAGTAAAAAAAACAATAATGGTCGAGGAACCCCTTCGCCATGTGAGCAGTACCCCGATAGAAAGTAATGATTCAGTGACGGTGGAGGTAATACATCAAATCCTGAAGAAGGCGATTAAGACCATAAATGACCCCGCCGCTCATTGA
- a CDS encoding beta-ketoacyl-ACP synthase III, with amino-acid sequence MSVYITDIASFLPNAPVDNEQMEEILGMVNQLPSRTRRIILRNNRIKTRYYAIDPVTGETTHSNTQLTAEAVRRLRPAANFQLDEIECLCCGTSSPDQLMPGHAPMVHGELGNAACEVMTAAGICTSGMTAMRYAWLNVLAGQSSNAVATGSELASTFMRSRLCNSVVSEEKIEQMEKQPVLSFEADFLRWMLSDGAGAAYLTNAPRAEGLSLKIEWIDLLSFAHELPTCMYAGASKGKSGALVGWREHAPVDALSQGAMLIKQDVKLLNEEIITTAVERTLPRLIEKYDLQAEEIDWFLPHYSSDYFRLAFYERMEKIGFAIPLDRWFTNLTSKGNTGSASIYIILAELFHSGRIKRGEKILCFIPESGRFSMCYMLLTAC; translated from the coding sequence ATGTCTGTTTATATTACTGATATCGCATCTTTTCTGCCAAATGCCCCGGTGGATAACGAGCAAATGGAAGAGATCCTGGGTATGGTTAATCAGTTGCCCTCCAGAACAAGGCGCATCATCCTCCGTAATAACCGGATCAAGACCCGCTATTATGCTATTGATCCTGTGACGGGTGAAACGACTCATAGCAATACCCAGTTGACGGCCGAGGCGGTGAGGAGGTTGCGTCCAGCGGCCAACTTTCAACTCGATGAGATTGAATGTCTCTGCTGCGGTACTTCATCACCCGATCAGCTCATGCCCGGTCATGCCCCCATGGTCCATGGCGAACTGGGCAATGCGGCCTGCGAGGTAATGACTGCCGCCGGTATTTGCACCTCCGGGATGACGGCCATGCGCTATGCCTGGCTTAATGTTCTGGCGGGACAGAGTAGTAATGCGGTGGCCACCGGCTCTGAGCTGGCCTCGACCTTTATGCGTTCGCGTCTTTGTAACTCGGTGGTTAGTGAGGAGAAGATTGAGCAGATGGAAAAACAGCCCGTGCTCTCCTTTGAGGCAGATTTTCTGCGCTGGATGCTCTCCGATGGGGCTGGAGCCGCCTATCTGACCAATGCGCCCAGGGCGGAGGGACTCTCTCTGAAGATTGAGTGGATTGATCTGCTCTCCTTTGCCCATGAGCTCCCGACCTGTATGTATGCCGGAGCCAGTAAGGGGAAGAGTGGTGCGCTGGTCGGTTGGCGAGAGCACGCTCCCGTCGATGCCTTGAGTCAGGGGGCCATGCTTATTAAGCAGGATGTGAAGCTGCTCAACGAGGAGATCATTACCACCGCCGTTGAACGGACCCTCCCGAGGTTAATAGAGAAGTATGATCTGCAGGCCGAGGAAATTGACTGGTTTCTTCCCCACTACTCTTCGGATTATTTTCGCTTGGCCTTTTATGAGCGAATGGAAAAAATTGGCTTTGCCATCCCTTTGGATCGTTGGTTTACCAATCTCACCAGCAAGGGTAACACCGGATCGGCCTCTATCTATATCATTCTCGCCGAGCTCTTTCATTCGGGCAGGATCAAGCGGGGCGAAAAGATCCTCTGTTTTATCCCTGAGAGTGGTCGCTTTTCCATGTGTTATATGCTTCTCACGGCTTGTTAG
- a CDS encoding B12-binding domain-containing radical SAM protein, whose product MRILLVNPPNSGRSIPEERYGITSLKQIFRGEPLGLEVLAASLSKHEVRILDLKVVPQLLEETLELFAPDIVAFTAMTCEAQAVLQLASQVRACDERILITVGGVHASSDPEFFNREMIDWIIIGLGVQSFPLLAEALERGLLVEIDGVARSQAGKKLVYRPRSFSQDDLLTISPRYDLVHEYRPSYILETLGLQLGFVSTAAGCPFDCSFCCIGPLTGGRYFTAKIENVIRDIQRVPTPVIRLVDANTFGKPKHAEELARAIGHYGIKKQFIADVRSDTVVLHPQLMRQWREIGLRAVIIGFEEIDDSALGAMNKKNSAATNKHAIEILHDLGITIVGDFIISPDYREEQFERLDAFVQAQAIELPMYTVLTPLPGTALHREVRDQIILDDLDYYTLTNAVLPTYLDEQLFYQRYADLLAKGHRSAKV is encoded by the coding sequence ATGAGGATATTACTCGTTAATCCGCCTAATAGTGGTCGTTCTATCCCCGAAGAACGCTATGGCATCACCTCCCTCAAGCAGATATTTCGTGGTGAACCGCTGGGCCTTGAGGTACTGGCGGCCAGTTTGAGTAAGCATGAGGTACGCATTTTGGATCTGAAGGTTGTCCCCCAACTGTTGGAGGAGACCCTTGAGCTATTTGCTCCGGATATAGTTGCCTTTACCGCCATGACCTGTGAGGCTCAGGCGGTTTTGCAATTGGCCTCTCAGGTAAGGGCCTGTGACGAGCGTATTCTGATCACCGTTGGTGGTGTTCATGCCTCATCTGATCCGGAATTTTTCAACAGGGAGATGATCGACTGGATTATTATTGGCCTCGGTGTTCAGTCCTTTCCCCTCTTGGCTGAGGCCTTGGAGAGAGGTCTCTTGGTAGAGATTGATGGAGTCGCCCGCAGCCAAGCGGGTAAAAAACTTGTCTACAGGCCTCGCTCTTTTAGTCAAGATGATCTCTTGACAATATCACCCCGATATGACCTTGTTCATGAGTATCGTCCCAGCTATATCCTGGAGACTCTGGGGCTTCAGCTTGGCTTTGTTTCCACTGCTGCCGGATGTCCCTTTGACTGCTCTTTTTGTTGTATTGGGCCCCTGACCGGTGGCAGGTATTTCACTGCCAAAATTGAAAATGTTATCCGTGATATTCAGAGAGTGCCCACCCCGGTTATTCGCCTGGTGGATGCCAATACCTTTGGCAAACCCAAGCATGCGGAAGAGCTGGCCCGGGCAATTGGCCACTATGGTATTAAAAAGCAGTTTATTGCCGATGTTCGCTCCGATACCGTTGTTCTTCACCCACAGTTGATGAGGCAGTGGCGGGAAATCGGCCTGCGAGCGGTGATTATCGGCTTTGAAGAGATTGACGATTCCGCCCTGGGGGCTATGAACAAGAAGAACAGCGCCGCAACCAATAAACATGCCATTGAGATACTGCATGATCTGGGTATTACCATTGTCGGCGACTTTATCATTTCACCGGATTATCGGGAGGAGCAGTTTGAGCGTCTCGATGCCTTTGTTCAGGCCCAGGCCATAGAGCTGCCCATGTATACGGTGCTTACTCCGCTGCCGGGGACTGCTCTTCATAGAGAGGTCCGGGATCAGATAATCCTGGATGATCTTGACTATTACACCCTGACGAATGCTGTTCTCCCCACCTATCTTGATGAGCAGCTCTTCTATCAACGTTATGCAGATCTCTTGGCCAAGGGACACCGCTCTGCAAAGGTTTAA
- a CDS encoding BMC domain-containing protein, protein MKKNQEIDTLGVVESATIAAGVALTDTMLKVADVELLQATTICSGRYMIYISGDCAAVTAAVQAAEGSGRKILGSYVLSNVSPELVSFLRKGTVVKEVESLAVVECRNVSSGIAAADKALKSSAVCLARLVTGQGINGKSYFVISGDVASVGEAAKVAESVLGKNLIEVVIIPQPHASVVRSLVKGVRL, encoded by the coding sequence ATGAAGAAGAATCAGGAAATTGATACATTAGGTGTTGTTGAGTCAGCAACCATTGCTGCCGGGGTGGCCCTGACGGACACCATGTTAAAGGTTGCCGATGTTGAGTTGCTTCAGGCCACGACCATCTGCTCCGGTAGATATATGATCTATATTTCCGGCGATTGTGCTGCGGTTACTGCTGCGGTTCAGGCAGCAGAAGGGTCGGGGCGTAAAATACTCGGTAGCTATGTCCTCTCAAACGTTTCCCCTGAACTGGTCAGCTTTTTGCGTAAGGGGACCGTCGTTAAAGAGGTTGAATCCCTAGCCGTTGTTGAATGCCGCAATGTCTCTTCTGGCATTGCCGCCGCCGATAAGGCCCTGAAGAGTTCCGCAGTCTGTTTGGCTCGACTGGTTACAGGTCAGGGGATTAACGGTAAATCGTATTTTGTTATCAGCGGAGATGTTGCCTCCGTTGGAGAAGCGGCAAAGGTCGCAGAGTCCGTTTTGGGCAAAAATCTTATCGAGGTAGTTATTATCCCCCAACCCCACGCCTCGGTGGTAAGGTCTCTGGTAAAAGGGGTGAGGTTATAG
- the cutD gene encoding choline TMA-lyase-activating enzyme has translation MAERKAHIFNIQKYNMYDGPGVRTLVFFKGCPLRCLWCSNPEGQLRQPQVLLKQDRCIDCGDCVPVCPVGIHRLLPGSKKHEINQKIECIGCGKCEAACKQGALAITGGLQTISQLLEVIEEDRPFYEMSGGGVTLGGGEVLMQPKAAASLLMSCKQRGINTAIETCGYARPEVIKSVAEFTDLFLFDIKHMNSERHRELTGVRNELILSNVQWLLENRFNVRIRVPVLRGVNDGETELAQLIDFLRPYLGLKNFKGVDILPYHKMGVNKYRQLGWDYPIEGPVELNTADLERIESYFKLNNFPVSVIQH, from the coding sequence GTGGCAGAAAGAAAAGCACATATATTTAATATCCAAAAGTATAATATGTACGATGGCCCCGGGGTGAGAACCCTGGTCTTTTTCAAAGGGTGCCCTCTTCGTTGCCTGTGGTGCTCGAATCCCGAAGGACAACTGCGCCAGCCTCAGGTTTTGCTGAAGCAGGATCGCTGTATTGACTGCGGTGACTGTGTCCCGGTTTGTCCCGTTGGCATTCATCGTCTCCTGCCTGGTAGTAAAAAGCATGAGATAAATCAGAAGATAGAGTGCATAGGCTGTGGGAAGTGTGAGGCGGCTTGCAAGCAGGGGGCCCTTGCCATCACCGGTGGTTTGCAGACTATCTCTCAGTTGCTTGAGGTGATTGAAGAGGATAGGCCCTTCTACGAGATGTCTGGTGGAGGGGTTACCCTTGGCGGAGGTGAGGTGTTGATGCAACCGAAGGCTGCGGCAAGTCTTTTGATGAGCTGTAAGCAGAGGGGAATTAATACCGCCATTGAAACCTGTGGCTATGCCCGTCCCGAGGTGATCAAGAGTGTTGCGGAGTTTACAGATCTCTTTCTTTTTGATATCAAACATATGAACTCGGAAAGACACCGCGAACTGACCGGGGTGCGTAATGAGCTTATTCTCAGCAATGTCCAGTGGCTTCTGGAAAACCGATTTAACGTCCGGATCAGGGTACCGGTTCTGAGAGGAGTTAATGACGGTGAGACGGAACTGGCTCAGCTGATAGATTTTCTCCGGCCATATCTTGGCTTGAAGAATTTCAAGGGAGTTGATATTCTCCCCTATCATAAAATGGGTGTTAATAAATACAGGCAGTTGGGCTGGGACTATCCCATCGAGGGTCCCGTTGAACTAAATACTGCTGATCTGGAACGTATTGAGAGCTATTTTAAACTAAATAATTTTCCGGTATCGGTGATTCAGCACTGA